A region of bacterium DNA encodes the following proteins:
- a CDS encoding DUF502 domain-containing protein, whose amino-acid sequence MFQIVIRNFLRGLLIVAPVAATIWLIYVTFSAIDGWLHLEQLLDRRVIPGAGLLVTFAGITLIGFLARLIGLRWLFRQLDALFAKVPLVKILYTALRDLTQAFVGERKRFDQPVAVAPTEDPNLLLLGFLTRDALGELGLPGFASVYVPQSYNFAGQLVLVPRDRIRTLAAGSTQTMKFIVSGGVAEAGAISSSPHR is encoded by the coding sequence ATGTTCCAAATCGTCATCCGTAACTTCCTTCGCGGTCTCTTGATCGTCGCGCCCGTCGCGGCGACGATCTGGCTCATCTACGTCACCTTCTCGGCCATCGACGGCTGGCTGCACCTCGAGCAGCTCCTCGATCGCCGCGTGATCCCGGGAGCGGGCCTATTGGTCACCTTCGCCGGAATCACTCTGATCGGGTTTCTCGCTCGCCTCATCGGCCTGCGCTGGCTCTTCCGTCAACTGGATGCTCTTTTTGCCAAAGTACCGCTGGTCAAGATCCTCTACACCGCCCTCCGCGACTTGACTCAGGCCTTCGTCGGCGAGCGCAAGCGTTTCGACCAGCCGGTCGCGGTCGCGCCTACCGAGGACCCGAACCTCCTACTCCTCGGCTTCCTCACCCGCGACGCCCTCGGCGAGCTCGGCCTGCCCGGCTTCGCCTCCGTCTACGTGCCCCAGTCCTACAACTTCGCCGGCCAGCTCGTGCTCGTGCCCCGCGACCGCATCCGCACCCTCGCCGCCGGCAGCACCCAGACCATGAAGTTCATCGTCTCGGGCGGCGTGGCCGAGGCGGGCGCGATCTCAAGCAGTCCCCATCGGTAA
- a CDS encoding PIN domain nuclease, with amino-acid sequence MIAVDTSSLIAFLGGEEGDDVKALEQALEFEQAALPPVVVTEILSVPRLDRRIGALVRAMPSLEIRAGFWERAAATRRKLLGKRLRARLADTLIAQVCVDSGTPLITRDSDFRHFERHAGLRLV; translated from the coding sequence TTGATCGCCGTCGACACGAGCTCGCTGATCGCGTTTCTGGGAGGGGAGGAAGGCGACGACGTGAAGGCACTCGAACAGGCTCTGGAGTTCGAGCAGGCGGCTCTGCCGCCGGTGGTTGTGACCGAGATCCTCAGTGTCCCTCGGTTGGATCGCCGGATCGGAGCGCTGGTTCGCGCGATGCCCAGTCTCGAGATCCGCGCCGGCTTTTGGGAGCGGGCGGCGGCGACGCGGCGCAAGCTCCTCGGCAAGCGGCTCAGAGCTCGCCTCGCGGATACCCTGATCGCCCAGGTTTGCGTTGATTCCGGGACTCCGCTGATTACCAGGGACTCCGACTTCCGCCACTTCGAGCGCCACGCCGGGCTGCGGTTGGTGTAG